One window from the genome of Zonotrichia leucophrys gambelii isolate GWCS_2022_RI chromosome 27, RI_Zleu_2.0, whole genome shotgun sequence encodes:
- the CNP gene encoding 2',3'-cyclic-nucleotide 3'-phosphodiesterase, which yields MNRGFSKKSHPFLPKIFRKMSTQSAKERPESLHFPFLDDEDTISTLKESKTFFILRGLPGSGKSTLAQAIHDRYKDACKVISVDHYKITPLIRSSIPEEYSKVDEDLVDYCKREISVIVLDDTHHERERLEQLFDIADKYRYKVIFAEPKTPWRLDCPQLKDKNQWKLSVEELKKMKPSLEKEFLPMYFGWFLSKRSSEILRKAGQAFLDELGSLKAFKKESKYFPSAIEDPKIKIDLTSYFVKRPPGVLHCTTKYTEFGKAAGAEEYAQQEAVKASYGKGFTLSISALFITTKTVGARIELSEQQLLLWPGDADKILPTDNLPRGSRAHITLGCANGVEAVQTGLDLLEFVKLEKAGNKGEQVGEIGGGKLLYFDNGMWMLVLSKKIDVRAIFSGYYGKGKLVPTQSTNKRGAAFSSCTII from the exons ATG AACAGAGGCTTCTCCAAGAAGAGTCACCCTTTCCTGcctaaaatatttagaaaaatgtcTACTCAATCAGCGAAAGAGAGACCTGAGAGTTTGCATTTCCCATTCCTGGACGATGAAGACACCATCTCCACGCTGAAAGAAtccaaaacctttttcatccTCCGGGGCCTGCCTGGCAGCGGGAAATCCACCCTGGCCCAGGCCATCCACGATCGCTACAAAGACGCCTGCAAGGTCATCTCTGTCGATCACTATAAAATCACACCATTAATCAGGAGCTCCATTCCTGAAGAGTACTCCAAGGTGGATGAGGATCTAGTTGACTATTGCAAACGGGAGATCAGCGTCATTGTTTTGGACGACACCCACCACGAGCGGGAGcggctggagcagctctttgACATTGCTGACAAGTATCGCTACAAAGTCATCTTTGCCGAGCCCAAAACCCCCTGGCGCTTGGATTGCCCCCAGCTCAAGGACAAGAACCAGTGGAAACTGTCTGTGGAAGAGCTGAAGAAGATGAAGCCAAGCTTAGagaaggaattcctgcccatgtattttgggtggtttttgagCAAAAGAAGTTCGGAGATCCTGAGGAAGGCTGGCCAGGCATTCTTGGATGAGCTTGGAAGTCTCAAAGCCTTCAAAAAGGAGAGTAAATACT TTCCTTCTGCTATCGAAgatcccaaaataaaaatagatctCACCAGCTACTTTGTGAAGAGGCCACCTGGGGTCCTGCACTGCACCACGAAATACACTGagtttggaaaagcagctggagcCGAGGAATACGCGCAGCAGGAA gctgtgaaGGCTTCCTATGGCAAAGGCTTCACCCTGTCCATCTCTGCCCTGTTCATCACCACAAAGACTGTCGGGGCTCGCATCGAGCTGAgcgagcagcagctgctgctgtggccggGGGATGCTGACAAGATCCTGCCCACGGACAACCTGCCCCGGGGCAGCCGTGCCCACATCACCCTGGGCTGCGCCAACGGCGTCGAGGCCGTCCAGACCGGGCTCGACCTGCTGGAGTTTGTcaagctggaaaaggcagggaaCAAAGGGGAGCAAGTGGGGGAAATTGGAGGAGGGAAACTGCTGTATTTTGATAATGGGATGTGGATGCTTGTGCTGTCGAAAAAGATTGATGTGAGGGCGATATTCTCGGGGTACTACGGGAAGGGAAAGCTGGTGCCAACGCAGAGCACCAACAAACGGGGCGCTGCCTTCAGCTCCTGCACCATCATCTAG
- the ODAD4 gene encoding outer dynein arm-docking complex subunit 4 → MADEDLLPVVSFGNLMSEGLALSRRGQHEKALGCFNDALKLRAADKHCLITRSKCFLKLGDTENSLKDAEASLQIDETFYEGLYQKAESLYAMGDFEFALVFYHRGRRLRPDLHKFLLGIHKAEEAIINCIGNPSTVKLENKEELCFVSRQAELQSKKDSQKQQKKPKDQKDQKHTKKKSPRTEQQLLGRLYDDKAYLEKLLKDEDLMQSNTRQGTKVMDLVLDGISYLNQRRDFWQQQKPMYAREYDRKLLRLGWGRERKLKPAEIARAIAKEMEDIEQMLARGSAEQSCRKAEHLLKKIRAWSEDDVPNKYELIGNLHSHIGNAQLAMGQMEAALHSHEMDLECAREHSLTDSVSRALDNIGHVYARLGKFQQAISTWEEKIPLAQSSLEKAWLFHEIGRCYLELDNAEVAQDYGEQSLQSADEEGDVEWQLHATVLVAQAQVKLKNYPSAILNFERALEKARLMPSETAQNGIIAALDNVSKSFIAELTKGQKDGSIPSHEDRLFSRESIKTTAENVEAEEEEGNQDEQP, encoded by the exons ATGGCGGACGAGGACCTCTTGCCCGTCGTCTCCTTCGGGAACCTGATGAGCGAGGGGCTAGCCCTGAGCCGGCGCGGCCAGCACGAAAAGGCTCTGGGCTGCTTCAATGAC GCCCtgaagctgagagcagcagacaAGCACTGCCTCATCACCCGCTCCAAGTGTTTTCTGAAACTTGGGGACACAGAAAACTCCCTGAAAGATGCTGAAGCCTCGCTCCAAATTGATGAAACATTCTATGAG GGGCTTTACCAGAAAGCAGAGAGCCTGTATGCCATGGGGGACTTTGAGTTTGCACTGGTGTTTTACCACCGAGGCCGAAGGCTCCGCCCCGACCTGCACAAGTTCCTGCTGGGCATCCACAAGGCTGAGGAGGCCATAATCAACTGCATTGGGA ATCCATCCACAGTGAAGCTGGAGAAcaaggaggagctgtgctttgtgagcaggcaggcagag cTGCAGAGCAAAAAAGACAgccagaaacagcaaaaaaaaccaaaggacCAAAAGGATCAAAAACACACCAAGAAGAAGAGTCCAAGAACAGAGCAACAGCTTCTGGGACGGCTTTATGATGACAAGGCATATCTGGAGAAGTTGCTCAAGGATGAAG ACTTGATGCAGAGCAACACAAGGCAGGGGACCAAAGTCATGGACCTGGTTTTGGATGGCATCTCCTACCTGAACCAGCGGCGGGatttctggcagcagcagaagccgATGTACGCGCGCGAGTACGATCGCAAGCTCCTgcggctgggctgggggcgggaGAGGAAACTGAAACCGGCCGAAATCGCCAGGGCCATCGCCAAGGAGATGGAGGATATCGAGCAGA tgctggccAGAGGTtctgctgagcaaagctgcaggaaagctgAACATCTGCTGAAAAAGATACGAGCCTGGTCAGAGGATGATGTTCCCAACAAGTATGAACTGATTGGGAACCTCCACAGCCACATTGGAAATGCCCAGCTGGCAATGGGACAGATGGAGGCAGCTTTGCACAGCCATGAGATGGATCTGGAATGTGCCAGGGAGCA ctctctgaCAGACTCTGTGTCCCGGGCCCTGGACAACATTGGCCACGTGTACGCCCGACTTGGAAAGTTCCAGCAGGCCATCAGCAC CTGGGAGGAGAAGATTCCACTGGCCcagtccagcctggagaaggcctGGCTGTTCCATGAAATTGGGCGGTGCTACCTCGAGCTGGACAATGCTGAAGTAGCCCAGGATTATGGAGAGCAGTCCCTGCAGTCAGCAGATGAAGAGGGAGATGTGGAGTGGCAGCTCCACGCCACCgtgctggtggcacaggcaCAAG TGAAATTGAAAAATTACCCGTCTGCAATCCTGAATTTTGAAAGGGCTCTGGAGAAGGCAAGGCTTATGCCCAGTGAAACTGCTCAAAATGGCATCATTGCG GCCTTGGATAATGTGAGCAAAAGCTTCATTGCAGAGCTGACCAAAGGCCAGAAAGACGGGTCGATTCCCTCACATGAAG atCGCCTTTTCAGCAGGGAAAGCATAAAAACCACCGCTGAGAATGTGGAagcggaggaggaggaagggaatcAAGATGAACAGCCATAA